The genomic window CACGTGGGCCGACACCAACAGCTGGGACCATCCGCACTGGTCCGTCGCCGACCTCGAGCGGGCCAAGGCCGGCCGCACCGTGTCGGTGGTGCTGCCGGCGCTGAACGAGGAGCGGACCGTCGCCGGTGTCGTCGACAGCATCCACCCGCTGCTCGGTGGGCTGGTCGACGAGCTGATCGTCCTCGACTCCGGATCGTGCGACGGCACCGCCGTCCGGGCGCGGGCCGCGGGAGCCACCGTCGTCAGCCGTGAGGACGCCGTGCCGGGACTGCCACCCGTGCCGGGCAAGGGTGAGGTGCTGTGGCGCTCGATCGCCGCGAGCACCGGCGACGTGATCGCGTTCGTCGACTCCGACCTCGTCGATCCCGATCCCGCGTTCGTCCCGAAACTGCTGGGGCCGTTGCTCACCGGCGACGGTATCCACCTCGTCAAGGGGTACTACCGGCGGCCGCTGCGCTCCGGCGGAGCCGAGGACGCCAACGGCGGCGGCCGGGTCACCGAACTGGTGGCACGCCCCATGCTCGCGGCGCTGCGGCCCGAACTGACATGCGTGCTGCAGCCGTTGGGCGGCGAGTACGCGGGCACCCGGGAACTGCTGTCGGCGGTACCGTTCGCGCCCGGCTACGGCGTCGAGATCGGCCTGCTCCTCGACACGTACGACCGCCTCGGGCTCGGTGCGATCGGACAGGTCAACCTGGGGGTGCGCAAGCATCGCAACCGGCCGCTGTCCGAACTCGGGGTGATGAGCCGGCAGATCATCGGCACCATGCTGCGCCGGTGCGGTGTCGCCGACGACGGCAGCGGGCTCACCCAGTTCGTCGCCGACGGCCAGTCGTTCCTGCCGGTGCACACCGATGTCTCCCTCGCCGACCGGCCGCCGATGAACACCGTGCGTGTCGGTGGTTCGTGACAGGATCGCCCCCATGCTGACGCTCCTGCTGTACCTGCTGATCATGGCGGCGGTCGGCGCCCTGCTCTTCTTCGTCGTGAGCGCCGTGTTCGGCCGGTCCGAGGACCTGCCGCCGCTGCCGTCGGGCACCACCGCGACGGCGCTCCCGGCCGACGGGGTCACCGGCACCGATGTGCAGGCGCTGCGCTTCCAGCAGACGCTGCGCGGCTACAAGACCAGCGAGGTGGACTGGGCCCTCGAACGTCTCGGCCGTGAAATCGACTCGCTGCGGGCGCAATTGGCGGAGCGGAACGACGAACGGGAACCGGGGGTGGAGGAGCGGTGACGGATCGGTGCCCCTGGGCGGTCGACACCGACGGCACCCGGGTCTACCGCGACTACCACGACTTCGAATGGGGGCGGCCGCTGCACGGGCGTGACGCGCTGTTCGAGCGACTGTGCCTCGAGGCGTTCCAGTCCGGGCTGTCGTGGATCACGATCCTGCGCAAGCGGGAGGCGTTCCGGAGGGCGTTCGCGGGCTTCGACCCGGAGATCGTCGCCGAGTTCGGTGACGACGACGTCGCCCGGCTGCTCGCGGACTCCGGGATCGTCCGCAATCGTGCGAAGATCGCGGCCGCCGTCACCAATGCGCGGGCCGTCCTGGACCTCGACGGCACCGACCTCGACACCCTGCTGTGGTCGTTCGCCCCGCCGCGGCGCGCGCGACGCTTCACCCGAGTCGAGGAGGTTCCCGCGATCACCGCCGAATCGACGGCGATGGCCGCCGAATTGAAGCGTCGCGGTTTCCGTTTCGTGGGCCCTACCACGGCGTATGCCCTCATGCAGGCCACCGGAATGGTCGACGATCATCTGGCGTCGTGCGGGGTCGAACCGGCCCTTTAGCACTGACCGGTTCGGGCGATTTTCACGCCTCGCTACCCGGCAACCCGCTCGATAGGGAAGAATGGAGTACCGAGCCTCGCCGAGTGCCGGCGGGGCCGCCAGGTAAGCCAGGTGATCCGACGCGCTCGTGAAAGCCGGCGCAGATGTGGAGGGAGCAGAGGATGGCGGCCATGAAGCCCCGGACCGGGGACGGTCCCCTCGAAGCAACCAAAGAGGGACG from Prescottella sp. R16 includes these protein-coding regions:
- a CDS encoding glucosyl-3-phosphoglycerate synthase, with the translated sequence MSIVGTTGTWADTNSWDHPHWSVADLERAKAGRTVSVVLPALNEERTVAGVVDSIHPLLGGLVDELIVLDSGSCDGTAVRARAAGATVVSREDAVPGLPPVPGKGEVLWRSIAASTGDVIAFVDSDLVDPDPAFVPKLLGPLLTGDGIHLVKGYYRRPLRSGGAEDANGGGRVTELVARPMLAALRPELTCVLQPLGGEYAGTRELLSAVPFAPGYGVEIGLLLDTYDRLGLGAIGQVNLGVRKHRNRPLSELGVMSRQIIGTMLRRCGVADDGSGLTQFVADGQSFLPVHTDVSLADRPPMNTVRVGGS
- a CDS encoding DivIVA domain-containing protein → MLTLLLYLLIMAAVGALLFFVVSAVFGRSEDLPPLPSGTTATALPADGVTGTDVQALRFQQTLRGYKTSEVDWALERLGREIDSLRAQLAERNDEREPGVEER
- a CDS encoding DNA-3-methyladenine glycosylase I, whose product is MTDRCPWAVDTDGTRVYRDYHDFEWGRPLHGRDALFERLCLEAFQSGLSWITILRKREAFRRAFAGFDPEIVAEFGDDDVARLLADSGIVRNRAKIAAAVTNARAVLDLDGTDLDTLLWSFAPPRRARRFTRVEEVPAITAESTAMAAELKRRGFRFVGPTTAYALMQATGMVDDHLASCGVEPAL